Proteins from a single region of Lysinibacillus sp. JNUCC-52:
- a CDS encoding manganese efflux pump codes for MHWITIILIGIAANLDNLGIGLAYGVKRVRIPIVSNAVIAIISMIVTYVAVTAGSTVVEYISPHTANLLGSLLLCAIGVYTLFSNRLSKNGIAKNPEVFDEDKNYIISIREAMTLGFVLSANCLAGGIAIGANGISAIWTVISIGIFSFITVGVGIHFGALLSKTYIGMYSTAISGWLLILIGVFEVFAK; via the coding sequence ATGCATTGGATAACCATTATTCTGATTGGTATAGCTGCCAATTTAGATAATCTAGGGATTGGCCTTGCATATGGTGTTAAGCGAGTGAGGATTCCTATTGTATCGAACGCAGTCATTGCCATCATTTCAATGATTGTCACTTACGTAGCAGTAACGGCTGGTAGTACAGTAGTAGAGTATATTTCTCCACACACAGCCAATCTTTTGGGAAGTCTTTTGCTCTGTGCGATTGGGGTGTATACGCTATTCTCTAACCGCCTTTCCAAAAACGGCATCGCGAAAAATCCTGAAGTGTTTGATGAAGATAAAAACTACATTATTTCAATTAGAGAGGCAATGACACTTGGCTTTGTTTTATCGGCAAACTGTTTAGCAGGCGGAATTGCCATTGGAGCGAATGGTATTTCAGCTATATGGACGGTTATCTCAATTGGAATCTTTTCCTTTATTACTGTCGGCGTAGGAATTCATTTTGGTGCCCTTCTTTCAAAAACATATATTGGCATGTACTCGACAGCAATTTCAGGATGGTTATTAATTTTAATTGGGGTGTTTGAAGTTTTTGCTAAATAA